The sequence GTTATGTTGTTGCACCTAATCCCAGATTCtaataaatactgtaaatataCTGTCAAATATtaaaggatcacagaatcacagtcatttaggttggaaaacacctttTAGATCATCAAGTCAACCATACGATACATTCATGTAGTGTGCTTCagcttcacattttcttttttctttcaccttctcCATGTTTCTTCTTGATCTGTCACAGAGCAAAAGCACTAATATGGGCACAATACAAACCATGGTAGGTGAGGGAAGAATAGCGGACTGCAAAATGGCTCTGCAGGAGTACAGAAACTTTGATTCTGTGGTAAGTTGCCACTCGGTGCCTTATTTACTTAAAACATAGTAAGATATGGTAAGACAATCTTGGTAAACAGTCATTCAAAGAATTCTTTCTTAGGTTGTGCTCTCTAGGTTGGGTCTTCAATGACTACAATAACTGTTAAGAAGCAGTATTTTGTACAatttttactgtgatttttaaattactatttaGATATAATGTATACTATtaataattcttcttttttaaagaaaaatctctttcacCTACCTTTCCTAAGTTGTCTGATAATTATGCAATCTATTAGCATGATGTAGCATGTGAATGCTAACATACACtgaataaatatacataatagATACTCCTAATACATGCTACTCCATGCTGACTGACAGCAAGTAGATTGTTCTGGTACACTACAACCTGTCAGGGAGCACCACTTGAAGGTTTTAGCTACTCTAATCACtatgggaagaaagaagaacattcaaaaacacataatttttaagaagtaaaaataacttaattgATAAATTTATGCATCAAGTCATGGTTGTGTTTAAACAGTTTGAGAATAGTGAAAAGGATAATTTATAACCAATTTTAAATAAGCTTCCCAAATTGTTAACATTGCAAATAAGATAACATACATGTGTTGAGACTCTTTAAAGTTTTATATATCAGTGTGAAATCTTAACATATAAAACACTTTCCTTATAAAATTTCTAtcttaataaatttaaaaattaattattaggATGAAAGatacaaacaaaatcattttaatctgatgcaaaaccagaaaacatgttagaaaaaaaataaacttagaTAATATAAAGACATAATGAATTAGCTTAGCTATTTTAAGTTATAGTACAACTCCTGATATGAAAGCAAATACTTCCTTGCATatttaatgtcattttcttgTACCCTAATTGTTTTTTCAATCTTTCACACCACTTTTCTTACCATAGGTACCCGGTGCTCCACCAGCTTATGAAAAAATTGATGCAGATCAGTTACCACCACCTTATTCACCATGATAGCAACAGACCTTAAACTTTGAGAACATTAATACAATTTCTTCATGCTCCCTCTTAATTCCCTGTACAAGCTTAACTTTCTTAAagataaaacagcaataaaaatcacATGCTTTCAAAAGCAACTGCTGAAAATTATTCCTGCATAGTTTACAGAACTAGTTCTTGAAATGCCTCAATAAAGCTGAACgtgcttttgttttaagttCTTCATTTCCTATGGTCAGATTAATTCACTGTGCTGAACTGTGGTCATCTTGCCTCCTTCACAGATCTACCAAcagtagacacagacacagacacagacacagatttctaggttggaagagacctcaagatcatcgagtccaacctccgacctaacactaagtactccactaaaccatatcactaagctctacatctaaacgtcttttaaagacctccagggatggtgactccaccacctccctgggcagcccgttccaatgcttaataaccctttcggtaaagaagtacttcctaacatccaacctaaaactcccctgtcgcaactttcgcccattccccctcgtcctgtcaccaggcacgtgggagaacagaccaacccccacctcactacagcttcctttaaggtaactgtagagagcgataaggtcgcccctgagcctcctcttctccaggctgaacaagcccagctccctcagccgctcctcgtaagacttgttctccagacccctcaccagcttgtAAAATACACACCAGCAGTAAATACACACCATAAGCCAGATAGAAAGTGCTGACAACTTTGTTTACATCTTCCCCACTTACTCaccctttattttaaaaaagacttaAATAAACTATTACCTAGAAAGTAATATACAAGAATCTgtcataaaatggaaaaaaatattttgactacgtcctattgaaaaaaaaaaacaaatgattttccCTACCAGCAGTTCTAAAAATTAACCTGCCCAAGGACGACTATATGTTACAGCAGTCTTGTACAGCAGCCTCACATCACTGGTGTCTGGAAAGAAACAATTCTTCATGAAACATAAAATAAGATACAggcattttaataatttctgctCACAGGCCATATTATTTCACACCTGTCAGTGGGTATAAAGATGATCGCACTGGTGTCCTGGCAAGAAAGGAGAgcaataacagaaaacaaagagttGTGATACATGTAAATTAAAGTACATTACTTTGGCAGCTATTGCTTACTTAGCGTTTAACTAAACAATTGCCAGATTATTACTTAATATTATACACAGATCAGCAAGTTTATAGCCAAGGCCTGATATCTTACAATAGGAGGCAGCTAAAACTGTACAATATTCATTAAACAGGAAAGCAGTTatagaaaaaaactattttaacagAACAGTTATTAAATGCAATTAGTAAATAACCCAATTCATTCTCAGTAAATAAACAGGCAAACACAAACACCTTAATACAACAAAAGAGTTTTAAACACAAGTAAGCCTATGGTGATAATGatagagaatcacagaatcatagaatggtttgagttggaagggaccttaaggatcacccagttccaaccccctgccatcagcagggacacctcccaccagaccaggttgctcaaagccccatccagcctggccttgcacacctccagggatggggcatccacagcttctctgggcagcctgtgccagtgcctcaccaccgtctgagtgaaaaatttccgcctaacctctaatctaaatctcccctcttttagtttaaaacctttcccccttgtcctgtcattatccgACTGAACAAAATGTTGCTCTACATCTCTTTTTAGGCTATctttaagaactgaaaagatgcaataaggtcacccagaagccttctcttctttaggctgaacatccccagctctctcagagtttttttgttgggagaggtgctccagccctctgatcattttcatgGCCCCACTCTAACAGgttcacatccttcttgtgctaaGGGCctcagacctggatgcagcactccaagtggggtctcacaagagcagagtatAGGGGGGCAATCACtccccttgacctgctggccatccctctgttgatgcagcccaggatgcagttggccttctgggctgcaagtgcacactgctggcttgatgtcgagcttttcatccaccagaaaccccaagtccttctctgcagggctgctctcaataaCTTCTTCTCATAATAAGACACAGagttttagaaatgtttcttttttaatatttttatatagattAGTAAATTATATACTTGCTCAAAGGTAATAAATATCTGTAATTGCTGTGAAAGATTATACTCAATATATACAGATTTAGAGGATGGCTGccaaaccattaaaaaataccAGTAAAGAACAGGGCAGAACTTAAAAGCAAGAGACTTGTAGCTGCCCAAGTTGCAGGCTGCAAGAACCAGCTGTTAAGTACCCAAACTGTTATTGCACTGTTATTGCACCCAAACGCTCTGCACTTGCCCAAAGACAAGCTGAAATGTTCTAGGAAGTTTGTACCCTtatagagaaagagaaacatatAGAAACATCACAACTAGCAGAAATGGAGATTGTGGTATGGAGTTTTCAAATGTCCAGGAAAGACTTTCATGTGAGACGAATAGTTGCACAATGTTATTAACAACTGGTCTCCAAAATTTGGATTTAGAATTCCCCTGATATGGTCATGCAGAGGGAGGGTGTAAAAGTCAAAAATCTACTGCTCCATGTGTTTTTATCCTCTTTGCAATCAGGCTGCAAACAAACCACCTGTAATACGACTATAATTCTCAACAAACATGGACTTTGTGCCAAAAGACAGAGGATATATACCACATACATCAGAGAGCTATGAGAAGAAAGCACTGAGGACATTCCCCAGGAAGCACTTGGTTTCTTAGAGTCTCACAAATCTATGGGGACAGGACGGGCATATGCAGCCGGTTGCCAGGACAATACAGGAATGTTCACCTCAGTAATCTCCATTGGCTTATTACCTGCTGCAGCTATTAACCATATTGCCTGTGACTTTTCAGTTAAGTAAAACATTGTCAACATATCTTGATTCATGTTTATGCCTAATATCGGTAAAAGATCCATCACTCTCTTGATATATGTCCATATATTTACACAACATACAACTTTTCCATTAAGGaacatgctttttcttgtctttaaaagcaaacattttcactttgtaCGTAAAGGGAAAGGTTAGTGAGTTTGTCTGTGCTTCGGAGAAGCATTGTTTAATAAGATGTATATTTCTGTTGACTGCATACTGAACTGTGCAGCAAAGCTGGAAGAATGACTTGTTCACACCATTTcgttaaatatattttttgtccaGTAGAACTGACAGGTGCTTCCAGTGTTGTCTGTTGGCCCTACTTCTGCACTGAACCTTACATACAGTAAAAAAGATAAACTAGTAGCAGTGCAAAAGTTAAACAAGATGTCTACAGCTACTGTCTAACAGTTAACATCCAGCCCTTGTGCGCTTTTTGGAATTGACCCTCTGTATTCCACACCCTTACACAATCATCTGATTTGACTGCAGtttctttccccagaaaatCCATGGCTCAAAGAAGGTTCAATTTCCAGCAAACAGAAAGAACTACTTCTCTTACTGCAAAATTGTAGTTCTTCAAGAAATTTTGTCCACATATGTGCCACTCTTGGGCCAGCGCAAAAGACGTTGCAAAAAACACTGGGGTAGCCGTGTCCCCAGGTGCCTGGTGCTCATGGCAAGTCTGAATCACCTCTCAAATTCCTTCATCAAATGAGACTTGGAGACTGCAggtcccacccccccccctttttttttttttcaccagagAAAAAGGGCACAATGCAGAATCCACCAACAACACATGTTTAACTATTGACATCTAAGCCACAAGATACAGTTACTGACTTCTCTTGTTCCCCTGCAATAGTGATAGCAGGTGATAGCAATGCACTCCACTCTTTCTGTGCTCACAGGGCCCAAGAACTGCAACAGTGCTTGAGCATCAGATGTGCTCTCACATTTCTAAACCATTTTAGTGGTACAGCCCCTATCATGTGCCTAGACCACATGCTTTGTTTGTTCCTTCCCTGAGAGGTACACTGTATCAGTAAATGACATCGTGGGACCAGGAGTGATGGCCTAATACAAATACTTTAGCCTTTTACTACTAATTTTGACAGGTCTTTTCAACTCAGCTAGCTCTCATTTCAGGATGGGAGAAACAGACTGCTGTGCTGAACATCGTGTTCACTGTGTTCTTGCTTACGCAGAAAAgcagccttcctccttcctgatttatatttgaatttacCTTGTCATCATCAGCTGCATTCTTGTAGCTATTTTGGAAAAGAACTCACTCATATTTGGTGgagagtatttttaaatgaaaggtcTAATCCTTCAATATATGCCAGTTTACCATTTACCGTGGCAGAAATAattgatttctgtttctgtatacCATCACTTATGCCCCACATAACTTCACTGaccctcaggaaaaaaataaataaaaacagctgccCCTCCTAGACACAGAAtcccccctgctcaagcagggacatccacagcaggctgcccacAACCACGCGcagtcaggttttgaaaatctccaggTAGGGAGACTCCAAAACTCCTCTGgccaacctgtgccagtgctccatcaccaaTACAGTACAGAAGTGTTTCCTGGTGTTTAGACAGAACCTGCTGGTGGTGCTTCCACTTTGCCAATGCAGCTAAGAATACCTTTAGctttcttagcagcaagggcaccctactggctcatgttcagcttggtgtccaccaggagtcccagatccttttctgccaagctgctttccagctgggttgCCCCCAGCATGTGCTGGTGCCTCGgtttgttcctccccaggtgcaggtatctgcacttctccttgttggACTTCATGAGATTCTtagcccacctctccagcctgttgaggtctcTCTGGGTGGCTGCACAGTCCTCTGGTGAATCTGCTACTCCCACCATTTTTTGTGTCACCAGcgaatttactgagggtgcactctaccCCATCATCTACATTACTAATGAAGATGCTAAACAAGACTGGACACAGCGTTGACCTTGCTCATACTTCAACAGCTTCTCCCTGAGGATCTTTTGGTGGACTGTGTCAAAGaccttactgaagtccaggcTAACGCTTTTCAGTGCTAGATTTTCTGTCTAGAGTCATTTACAGCAGGAGATTTAGTCTTGTTGTTCATCTGGTAACCCTGTTTACAAAACTTTTAAACCAATTCAGAATTTTTGGTAAAACAGCAAAGTCATATAGGATGTGTGAATATTCCCTCAACTTTAATTTCCAATAGAGTCATCCTTGCAAGGATTAAAAGGATGCCTGTCTTGCAATAAGTTACTCATATTTCTGTATCTCCAGCAATCTTTTCCTGAACTCTTCTGGTGTCAGCACAGCTTAAGAAGGCTGTCTTTCTTACAGCACTGGTAATCCCCAGGATATGCACTCCATGTACGCTACATTTCTTGCTTTTGGCCTCACCAACAGAAGGGCAACAACAGTGTTTCACAGTCAACTCTTTTTTTAGAACTTGTGCTTTTTAGCAGGCATTCATATGCCTCTCCCACCCTTGCTTTAGCTAAAGAAGCAGTTTTAGCTTTTTatgcctacattttttttcctgctctgcttctctgAATTACTACACACCTTTTGCCAGTCCCCAGTTCTCTGGCTGCAATGTCTATTTTTTCATGACACAGATCGATCCAGGTTAATTTCACATAATTTTGCTGGAATTACTGCTGGAGGCTATGTATGCATACTGGGGAAAATTAACTCATTCTTAATCTATTTGTGGTCCTTTCCACTAAGCATTCTCTACTGGGCACTACAGTGAGAGGATCCTGGGATAAATGCACAGCCCAAACCACATCTTTCAcaagggctgggctgctgcaccAACCATGTCGCTGGTATTCCATGGAACAAAGTAAGAAACTCACGTTTAAGTGTGAGCTGTTCTTTGAACAAAATACTACGATTTTGCATCAGTTTACTAGGccaaagagggaaggaaaacttTCTAGAAGGAGCTTTTACAGCTCCTTCCTATACTGTACTTTTCTCATGACTTGGGGAAGAGATAGTTGTCTAATCCGTTGCCAGATTTGAGTACTgaagatctctctctctcataaaTGCACAGGTTTGGAATCAAGATGAAATTCAACGAAACACCAGCtgaagagttttgtttgtttgttttgggggatctgaaatatcattttcattttgggcCAATAAATGCAGACATCTAAGGAAAAATCTTTAGGACAAGCCTCTTCCATTTTTTGAGTCTCTCTATCAAAGATTATTCCAAGACCACTTTGCACTCTACAggtaaaaacagtattttgaggGCATAACGTGTAATTGAACGGCAGGATACTGGCTAGACAAGCCTCAAACTATCATAATTTTAGTATTGACATGTTGCTGATGTGAATTCACAAGTCTGTTTTATTAAACAGATGTAAGCAGTTCCTTCTCCCCAGTAATTAAAAATTGTATGTTTATTATACTGCATAAACTGATACCATCACAATTCAGCTTTTCTTATCATTATAACCAAGACATCCTATGACTTCTTCATTATACCCAGTCATTAATCCTTCTCTGAAACTCTATTTTACTGCTGCAAGTTATAAAAAAGGGGAGTGAGGAACGATTGTGTCAACAGCAGCACATAAGTGGACAGGATCTCAATGTATATCTTGGCAGTAGCTGCCTATGGGCTACAGatagcaaaaatattctgatattATACTTGTACATTTACTAGAAGGAACCAGTGTGAACAAGTAATTAGTGAAGAATCTTGTCTTCTTTTTATGACACCAATAGTGACAAGCAGAGTTCTAAAGCTTAAGGACAATCACAAAAATCAGTTACAGTGGCTCATttcctgccttgttttcttgtactttttattttctataaatactACCTGTCAGTGCCACTCACAttcttgaaaacaatttaattttccaattcatttttcttctttggtatAAAGCAAGAATAGGGAAAAACAGAGCAATAATCTAGTTGTCTAATATTTACTTGTGGATAGTAAAAATAGTGGATAGTGGAACAGGAGTCAGGAAGAAATCTGTACTTCATTTTCACCATTTGCAAAAGGTGGAAAGTTATATTTATGcacattttaatatactttcTGTGTAATAAATTTCATCATAAGCAATATAATTAATTACATTTCCTTTACTTACCTTTTACATAACATTTCCATTTAATGTGTAGCtgagactgaaataaaagatactGTAAGAACACCGCTTTCCTGCAGAGTTTCTGAACCAATCACATATGTAACAACGAAGtattctgttttccagacaCCCTagtgagaaaaagagagttaTAAGCAAATTTAGTATtttgagaaaggaagaaagatcttcaagatcttaaagattattttatgtttc comes from Cygnus atratus isolate AKBS03 ecotype Queensland, Australia chromosome Z, CAtr_DNAZoo_HiC_assembly, whole genome shotgun sequence and encodes:
- the MLANA gene encoding melanoma antigen recognized by T-cells 1 → MPRRNHHPDGNFFRGKGHSYLAVEEALGIGIFILVLAMLFIFGCWYYKRRSGYKSLRSKSTNMGTIQTMVGEGRIADCKMALQEYRNFDSVVPGAPPAYEKIDADQLPPPYSP